Proteins co-encoded in one Pocillopora verrucosa isolate sample1 chromosome 1, ASM3666991v2, whole genome shotgun sequence genomic window:
- the LOC131768456 gene encoding uncharacterized protein isoform X4, producing the protein MISFIEKGFLSALLVCLMQNGVIEGVQRGKIDMQVRNGDLTCQYVSFSSKFSGNGTPVRVFASINHGNKSSGVHDLAFIWIEDVTTSRFKTCLVQSGKNLESNSTMIDWFAFQGSQTGVSHGQAIFSFFTTGSQCNRVKFTQPFTMIPKIHVTVQHGTLNQAQDAMNIWIANVSTNHFEVCLQESTTFDGLHDKLSVNWMAYEHCPLSWEAKESSAVSFSENEVPSTRDSYALCKNVTFSIPFYSAPLLLTTVINGDGNNANNACSVKGPIITWLEEVTTSYFRVCIKDSAGYDGQRSKVLVDYLLFGDLDPCSNASCKYHSHCVSLSPNQFTCACEGSCPSYEEQVCASNGRTFTNLCLLKQEICRTRGNYTKYHPGSCIGFPLQKGRHQFGNVPSWAEDQCEVIQFKPFIFYPDQKIYVQLTVNHVNYSDSTVVHEATTPWVESVNSTQFTACVTRAGRNDYPSDSFATVDWVAYQGAPSGGVAGEKWFSRWWTGTSCQKVTFAKGKFSQPPTIFATAEHHRFRLKHDATSLWMEDVSVNSFKICLRELQNFAGVHDDISVNWLAFESLHRPLFSEHSDVNFQNNLSPSEIYNFAFCKDVSFKRSYEKSPTVLVTAKHSIKGGKVAAECNGIVSWIEFITPSRFRICVKELFIQHYDPLLVSYAVLSDVCEEKWKYFNGYCYRKVSSCDSWTNSQGTCAALGANLPSIHSQEENVYVQSLHGGEHSWLGLSDINTEGKFVWSDGTSYDFHYWAEHQPNNFHDEDCIHTLGFLQDHRYEWNDVNCSDCHRFTCKKDFNECNDFFNDCPVNTSCVNSDGSYACRCPIGFRLEGKNCSDVDECSSGSFSCHAKAKCVNTPGSYSCICSAGYKGDGKINCNIPTNCAGLYKSGKITSGVYTIDPDGSGAFDVYCDQTTAGGGWVVFQKRQDGSVNFYRGWIDYKNGFGNLNGEFWLGLDKIHRLTKTKNKLRVDLMDTTGSTAYAEYNMFSVSSERTKYKLSLGTYSGSNCFSCLHSASLANEGISHSGPL; encoded by the exons ATGATATCCTTCATAGAAAAAGGATTTCTTTCCGCGCTTTTGGTGTGCTTGATGCAAAACGGCGTCATCGaag GCGTTCAGAGGGGTAAGATTGACATGCAGGTGAGAAATGGTGACCTAACTTGCCAGTACGTGTCATTCAGCAGCAAATTCTCAGGAAATGGAACTCCCGTCAGAGTATTTGCTTCAATTAATCATGGAAATAAATCATCAGGGGTCCATGATTTAGCTTTCATTTGGATCGAAGATGTTACAACGAGCCGTTTCAAGACCTGTCTCGTACAAAGTGGCAAAAACTTAGAAAGTAACAGCACTATGATTGATTGGTTTGCATTCCAAGGATCACAAACGGGAGTATCTCATGGCCAAgctatttttagttttttcacaACTGGATCACAATGCAATCGGGTTAAATTCACTCAG cCGTTTACAATGATACCCAAAATTCACGTGACAGTACAGCATGGTACCCTAAACCAAGCTCAGGACGCCATGAATATTTGGATTGCAAACGTCTCCACGAATCATTTTGAAGTTTGTCTACAGGAATCGACGACATTCGACGGCCTTCACGATAAACTCTCAGTG aaCTGGATGGCCTACGAACATTGCCCACTATCCTGGGAGGCAAAGGAGTCCTCAGCCGTAAGTTTTTCCGAAAACGAGGTACCATCTACAAGAGACAGTTACGCCTTGTGTAAG AATGTCACTTTTTCGATTCCATTTTACTCTGCACCTTTGTTACTTACAACTGTCATCAATGGTGACGGTAACAATGCAAACAACGCTTGCTCAGTGAAAGGGCCTATAATCACTTGGCTGGAG gaAGTGACTACCTCTTACTTTCGAGTGTGTATAAAGGATAGTGCCGGATATGATGGTCAGAGAAGCAAAGTACTTGTTGATTATTTGCTTTTCGGAG ATCTCGATCCTTGTTCGAATGCAAGTTGCAAGTATCACAGCCATTGTGTATCCTTGTCTCCGAACCAATTTACTTGTGCTTGCGAAGGCAGTTGTCCATCGTATGAGGAACAGGTCTGCGCATCTAACGGTCGCACATTTACCAACTTGTGCCTTCTCAAGCAAGAAATTTGTAGAACACGTGGGAATTACACTAAGTATCATCCTGGAAGCTGTATAG GTTTCCCTCTTCAGAAAGGAAGACATCAATTCGGGAACGTTCCTTCTTGGGCAGAAGACCAGTGTGAGGTCATCCAGTTTAAACCTTTCATATTTTACCCTGACCAGAAAATATACGTTCAACTTACTGTCAATCATGTGAACTATAGTGACTCCACTGTGGTACATGAAGCCACAACACCCTGGGTTGAGAGTGTCAACAGCACTCAGTTCACAGCTTGTGTCACTCGAGCTGGGAGGAATGATTACCCCTCGGATAGCTTTGCCACAGTTGATTGGGTCGCTTATCAGGGTGCTCCGTCTGGGGGAGTGGCAGGCGAGAAATGGTTCTCGAGATGGTGGACTGGAACTAGCTGTCAAAAGGTCACCTTTGCCAAG ggaaaattttctcaGCCACCGACGATTTTTGCAACAGCCGAGCACCACAGATTCCGCCTTAAGCACGATGCCACCAGTTTGTGGATGGAAGATGTCTCCGTAAATTCCTTCAAGATTTGTCTTCGTGAGCTGCAGAATTTTGCAGGGGTACATGACGACATATCGGTG aactGGCTTGCGTTCGAGTCCCTTCACAGACCATTGTTTTCAGAACACAGTGATGTAAACTTTCAGAATAACCTTTCGCCATCAGAGATTTATAATTTTGCCTTCTGTAAG GACGTGAGTTTCAAGCGAAGCTACGAAAAATCACCAACGGTGTTGGTAACAGCCAAACATTCTATCAAAGGAGGAAAGGTAGCCGCAGAGTGCAATGGAATTGTGAGCTGGATTGAG tttatcaCCCCCTCTAGATTCCGCATTTGCGTGAAGGAACTGTTCATCCAGCATTACGATCCGTTGTTGGTATCCTATGCAGTGCTATCAG ATGTTTGTGAGGAGAAATGGAAGTATTTCAATGGATATTGTTACAGGAAAGTATCTTCTTGTGATTCGTGGACCAACAGCCAGGGTACATGCGCAGCCCTGGGGGCTAATCTTCCCAGTATCCACAGTCAAGAAGAGAATGTTTATGTTCAAAGTCTACATGGCGGGGAGCATTCTTGGCTGGGGCTCTCTGATATAAATACTGAAGGGAAATTTGTGTGGAGCGATGGAACATCGTATGACTTCCATTACTGGGCGGAACACCAGCCAAACAACTTTCACGATGAGGACTGTATTCATACGCTTGGTTTCCTTCAAGATCATCGATACGAATGGAACGATGTTAACTGCAGTGACTGTCACAGATTCACTTGTAAGAAAG ACTTCAACGAATGTAACGATTTCTTCAACGATTGTCCGGTGAATACCTCTTGTGTGAATAGTGATGGTTCATACGCATGTCGATGTCCTATTGGTTTTCGTCTAGAGGGGAAAAATTGCTCAG aTGTAGACGAATGCAGTTCAGGGTCATTTTCCTGCCATGCAAAAGCTAAGTGTGTCAATACTCCTGGTTCCTACTCTTGCATATGTTCAGCAGGATACAAAGGAGATGGAAAGATAAATTGTAACATACCAA CTAACTGTGCAGGGCTGTACAAATCTGGTAAAATAACCAGCGGTGTTTATACAATCGACCCTGATGGCTCTGGTGCCTTTGATGTATActgtgaccaaacaacagccgGTGGGGGTTGGGTAGTGTTTCAAAAAAGACAGGATGGCTCGGTAAATTTCTACCGCGGCTGGATCGACTACAAGAATGGCTTTGGTAATCTGAATGGTGAGTTTTGGCTGGGACTGGATAAGATTCACCgccttacaaaaacaaagaataagcTACGGGTAGATCTGATGGACACCACAGGCAGCACTGCTTACGCGGAGTACAACATGTTTTCAGTTAGCAGTGAGAGGACTAAGTACAAGCTTAGCCTTGGGACCTACTCAG GCAGCAACTGCTTCAGTTGCCTTCACTCAGCTAGCCTGGCTAATGAAGGGATTTCGCATTCCGGCCCGCTCT GA
- the LOC131768456 gene encoding uncharacterized protein isoform X2 — MISFIEKGFLSALLVCLMQNGVIEGVQRGKIDMQVRNGDLTCQYVSFSSKFSGNGTPVRVFASINHGNKSSGVHDLAFIWIEDVTTSRFKTCLVQSGKNLESNSTMIDWFAFQGSQTGVSHGQAIFSFFTTGSQCNRVKFTQNWMAYEHCPLSWEAKESSAVSFSENEVPSTRDSYALCKNVTFSIPFYSAPLLLTTVINGDGNNANNACSVKGPIITWLEEVTTSYFRVCIKDSAGYDGQRSKVLVDYLLFGDLDPCSNASCKYHSHCVSLSPNQFTCACEGSCPSYEEQVCASNGRTFTNLCLLKQEICRTRGNYTKYHPGSCIGFPLQKGRHQFGNVPSWAEDQCEVIQFKPFIFYPDQKIYVQLTVNHVNYSDSTVVHEATTPWVESVNSTQFTACVTRAGRNDYPSDSFATVDWVAYQGAPSGGVAGEKWFSRWWTGTSCQKVTFAKGKFSQPPTIFATAEHHRFRLKHDATSLWMEDVSVNSFKICLRELQNFAGVHDDISVNWLAFESLHRPLFSEHSDVNFQNNLSPSEIYNFAFCKDVSFKRSYEKSPTVLVTAKHSIKGGKVAAECNGIVSWIEFITPSRFRICVKELFIQHYDPLLVSYAVLSDVCEEKWKYFNGYCYRKVSSCDSWTNSQGTCAALGANLPSIHSQEENVYVQSLHGGEHSWLGLSDINTEGKFVWSDGTSYDFHYWAEHQPNNFHDEDCIHTLGFLQDHRYEWNDVNCSDCHRFTCKKDFNECNDFFNDCPVNTSCVNSDGSYACRCPIGFRLEGKNCSDVDECSSGSFSCHAKAKCVNTPGSYSCICSAGYKGDGKINCNIPTNCAGLYKSGKITSGVYTIDPDGSGAFDVYCDQTTAGGGWVVFQKRQDGSVNFYRGWIDYKNGFGNLNGEFWLGLDKIHRLTKTKNKLRVDLMDTTGSTAYAEYNMFSVSSERTKYKLSLGTYSGTAGDSLSYHRGYPFSTKDQDNDVDSINCAVTFKGAWWYKNCHFSNLNGLYHHGKHSSSGDGVHWYHWKGYNYSVKRAEMKIRPA, encoded by the exons ATGATATCCTTCATAGAAAAAGGATTTCTTTCCGCGCTTTTGGTGTGCTTGATGCAAAACGGCGTCATCGaag GCGTTCAGAGGGGTAAGATTGACATGCAGGTGAGAAATGGTGACCTAACTTGCCAGTACGTGTCATTCAGCAGCAAATTCTCAGGAAATGGAACTCCCGTCAGAGTATTTGCTTCAATTAATCATGGAAATAAATCATCAGGGGTCCATGATTTAGCTTTCATTTGGATCGAAGATGTTACAACGAGCCGTTTCAAGACCTGTCTCGTACAAAGTGGCAAAAACTTAGAAAGTAACAGCACTATGATTGATTGGTTTGCATTCCAAGGATCACAAACGGGAGTATCTCATGGCCAAgctatttttagttttttcacaACTGGATCACAATGCAATCGGGTTAAATTCACTCAG aaCTGGATGGCCTACGAACATTGCCCACTATCCTGGGAGGCAAAGGAGTCCTCAGCCGTAAGTTTTTCCGAAAACGAGGTACCATCTACAAGAGACAGTTACGCCTTGTGTAAG AATGTCACTTTTTCGATTCCATTTTACTCTGCACCTTTGTTACTTACAACTGTCATCAATGGTGACGGTAACAATGCAAACAACGCTTGCTCAGTGAAAGGGCCTATAATCACTTGGCTGGAG gaAGTGACTACCTCTTACTTTCGAGTGTGTATAAAGGATAGTGCCGGATATGATGGTCAGAGAAGCAAAGTACTTGTTGATTATTTGCTTTTCGGAG ATCTCGATCCTTGTTCGAATGCAAGTTGCAAGTATCACAGCCATTGTGTATCCTTGTCTCCGAACCAATTTACTTGTGCTTGCGAAGGCAGTTGTCCATCGTATGAGGAACAGGTCTGCGCATCTAACGGTCGCACATTTACCAACTTGTGCCTTCTCAAGCAAGAAATTTGTAGAACACGTGGGAATTACACTAAGTATCATCCTGGAAGCTGTATAG GTTTCCCTCTTCAGAAAGGAAGACATCAATTCGGGAACGTTCCTTCTTGGGCAGAAGACCAGTGTGAGGTCATCCAGTTTAAACCTTTCATATTTTACCCTGACCAGAAAATATACGTTCAACTTACTGTCAATCATGTGAACTATAGTGACTCCACTGTGGTACATGAAGCCACAACACCCTGGGTTGAGAGTGTCAACAGCACTCAGTTCACAGCTTGTGTCACTCGAGCTGGGAGGAATGATTACCCCTCGGATAGCTTTGCCACAGTTGATTGGGTCGCTTATCAGGGTGCTCCGTCTGGGGGAGTGGCAGGCGAGAAATGGTTCTCGAGATGGTGGACTGGAACTAGCTGTCAAAAGGTCACCTTTGCCAAG ggaaaattttctcaGCCACCGACGATTTTTGCAACAGCCGAGCACCACAGATTCCGCCTTAAGCACGATGCCACCAGTTTGTGGATGGAAGATGTCTCCGTAAATTCCTTCAAGATTTGTCTTCGTGAGCTGCAGAATTTTGCAGGGGTACATGACGACATATCGGTG aactGGCTTGCGTTCGAGTCCCTTCACAGACCATTGTTTTCAGAACACAGTGATGTAAACTTTCAGAATAACCTTTCGCCATCAGAGATTTATAATTTTGCCTTCTGTAAG GACGTGAGTTTCAAGCGAAGCTACGAAAAATCACCAACGGTGTTGGTAACAGCCAAACATTCTATCAAAGGAGGAAAGGTAGCCGCAGAGTGCAATGGAATTGTGAGCTGGATTGAG tttatcaCCCCCTCTAGATTCCGCATTTGCGTGAAGGAACTGTTCATCCAGCATTACGATCCGTTGTTGGTATCCTATGCAGTGCTATCAG ATGTTTGTGAGGAGAAATGGAAGTATTTCAATGGATATTGTTACAGGAAAGTATCTTCTTGTGATTCGTGGACCAACAGCCAGGGTACATGCGCAGCCCTGGGGGCTAATCTTCCCAGTATCCACAGTCAAGAAGAGAATGTTTATGTTCAAAGTCTACATGGCGGGGAGCATTCTTGGCTGGGGCTCTCTGATATAAATACTGAAGGGAAATTTGTGTGGAGCGATGGAACATCGTATGACTTCCATTACTGGGCGGAACACCAGCCAAACAACTTTCACGATGAGGACTGTATTCATACGCTTGGTTTCCTTCAAGATCATCGATACGAATGGAACGATGTTAACTGCAGTGACTGTCACAGATTCACTTGTAAGAAAG ACTTCAACGAATGTAACGATTTCTTCAACGATTGTCCGGTGAATACCTCTTGTGTGAATAGTGATGGTTCATACGCATGTCGATGTCCTATTGGTTTTCGTCTAGAGGGGAAAAATTGCTCAG aTGTAGACGAATGCAGTTCAGGGTCATTTTCCTGCCATGCAAAAGCTAAGTGTGTCAATACTCCTGGTTCCTACTCTTGCATATGTTCAGCAGGATACAAAGGAGATGGAAAGATAAATTGTAACATACCAA CTAACTGTGCAGGGCTGTACAAATCTGGTAAAATAACCAGCGGTGTTTATACAATCGACCCTGATGGCTCTGGTGCCTTTGATGTATActgtgaccaaacaacagccgGTGGGGGTTGGGTAGTGTTTCAAAAAAGACAGGATGGCTCGGTAAATTTCTACCGCGGCTGGATCGACTACAAGAATGGCTTTGGTAATCTGAATGGTGAGTTTTGGCTGGGACTGGATAAGATTCACCgccttacaaaaacaaagaataagcTACGGGTAGATCTGATGGACACCACAGGCAGCACTGCTTACGCGGAGTACAACATGTTTTCAGTTAGCAGTGAGAGGACTAAGTACAAGCTTAGCCTTGGGACCTACTCAG GAACTGCCGGCGATTCTCTTTCTTATCATCGTGGCTATCCCTTTTCAACCAAAGATCAGGATAATGACGTAGATAGTATTAACTGTGCTGTGACTTTCAAAGGAGCGTGGTGGTACAAGAACTGTCATTTCTCTAACCTGAATGGACTGTATCATCATGGGAAGCACTCATCTTCTGGCGATGGAGTCCATTGGTATCACTGGAAGGGATATAACTACTCCGTCAAGAgagctgaaatgaaaattagaccagCCTGA
- the LOC131768456 gene encoding uncharacterized protein isoform X1, which produces MISFIEKGFLSALLVCLMQNGVIEGVQRGKIDMQVRNGDLTCQYVSFSSKFSGNGTPVRVFASINHGNKSSGVHDLAFIWIEDVTTSRFKTCLVQSGKNLESNSTMIDWFAFQGSQTGVSHGQAIFSFFTTGSQCNRVKFTQPFTMIPKIHVTVQHGTLNQAQDAMNIWIANVSTNHFEVCLQESTTFDGLHDKLSVNWMAYEHCPLSWEAKESSAVSFSENEVPSTRDSYALCKNVTFSIPFYSAPLLLTTVINGDGNNANNACSVKGPIITWLEEVTTSYFRVCIKDSAGYDGQRSKVLVDYLLFGDLDPCSNASCKYHSHCVSLSPNQFTCACEGSCPSYEEQVCASNGRTFTNLCLLKQEICRTRGNYTKYHPGSCIGFPLQKGRHQFGNVPSWAEDQCEVIQFKPFIFYPDQKIYVQLTVNHVNYSDSTVVHEATTPWVESVNSTQFTACVTRAGRNDYPSDSFATVDWVAYQGAPSGGVAGEKWFSRWWTGTSCQKVTFAKGKFSQPPTIFATAEHHRFRLKHDATSLWMEDVSVNSFKICLRELQNFAGVHDDISVNWLAFESLHRPLFSEHSDVNFQNNLSPSEIYNFAFCKDVSFKRSYEKSPTVLVTAKHSIKGGKVAAECNGIVSWIEFITPSRFRICVKELFIQHYDPLLVSYAVLSDVCEEKWKYFNGYCYRKVSSCDSWTNSQGTCAALGANLPSIHSQEENVYVQSLHGGEHSWLGLSDINTEGKFVWSDGTSYDFHYWAEHQPNNFHDEDCIHTLGFLQDHRYEWNDVNCSDCHRFTCKKDFNECNDFFNDCPVNTSCVNSDGSYACRCPIGFRLEGKNCSDVDECSSGSFSCHAKAKCVNTPGSYSCICSAGYKGDGKINCNIPTNCAGLYKSGKITSGVYTIDPDGSGAFDVYCDQTTAGGGWVVFQKRQDGSVNFYRGWIDYKNGFGNLNGEFWLGLDKIHRLTKTKNKLRVDLMDTTGSTAYAEYNMFSVSSERTKYKLSLGTYSGTAGDSLSYHRGYPFSTKDQDNDVDSINCAVTFKGAWWYKNCHFSNLNGLYHHGKHSSSGDGVHWYHWKGYNYSVKRAEMKIRPA; this is translated from the exons ATGATATCCTTCATAGAAAAAGGATTTCTTTCCGCGCTTTTGGTGTGCTTGATGCAAAACGGCGTCATCGaag GCGTTCAGAGGGGTAAGATTGACATGCAGGTGAGAAATGGTGACCTAACTTGCCAGTACGTGTCATTCAGCAGCAAATTCTCAGGAAATGGAACTCCCGTCAGAGTATTTGCTTCAATTAATCATGGAAATAAATCATCAGGGGTCCATGATTTAGCTTTCATTTGGATCGAAGATGTTACAACGAGCCGTTTCAAGACCTGTCTCGTACAAAGTGGCAAAAACTTAGAAAGTAACAGCACTATGATTGATTGGTTTGCATTCCAAGGATCACAAACGGGAGTATCTCATGGCCAAgctatttttagttttttcacaACTGGATCACAATGCAATCGGGTTAAATTCACTCAG cCGTTTACAATGATACCCAAAATTCACGTGACAGTACAGCATGGTACCCTAAACCAAGCTCAGGACGCCATGAATATTTGGATTGCAAACGTCTCCACGAATCATTTTGAAGTTTGTCTACAGGAATCGACGACATTCGACGGCCTTCACGATAAACTCTCAGTG aaCTGGATGGCCTACGAACATTGCCCACTATCCTGGGAGGCAAAGGAGTCCTCAGCCGTAAGTTTTTCCGAAAACGAGGTACCATCTACAAGAGACAGTTACGCCTTGTGTAAG AATGTCACTTTTTCGATTCCATTTTACTCTGCACCTTTGTTACTTACAACTGTCATCAATGGTGACGGTAACAATGCAAACAACGCTTGCTCAGTGAAAGGGCCTATAATCACTTGGCTGGAG gaAGTGACTACCTCTTACTTTCGAGTGTGTATAAAGGATAGTGCCGGATATGATGGTCAGAGAAGCAAAGTACTTGTTGATTATTTGCTTTTCGGAG ATCTCGATCCTTGTTCGAATGCAAGTTGCAAGTATCACAGCCATTGTGTATCCTTGTCTCCGAACCAATTTACTTGTGCTTGCGAAGGCAGTTGTCCATCGTATGAGGAACAGGTCTGCGCATCTAACGGTCGCACATTTACCAACTTGTGCCTTCTCAAGCAAGAAATTTGTAGAACACGTGGGAATTACACTAAGTATCATCCTGGAAGCTGTATAG GTTTCCCTCTTCAGAAAGGAAGACATCAATTCGGGAACGTTCCTTCTTGGGCAGAAGACCAGTGTGAGGTCATCCAGTTTAAACCTTTCATATTTTACCCTGACCAGAAAATATACGTTCAACTTACTGTCAATCATGTGAACTATAGTGACTCCACTGTGGTACATGAAGCCACAACACCCTGGGTTGAGAGTGTCAACAGCACTCAGTTCACAGCTTGTGTCACTCGAGCTGGGAGGAATGATTACCCCTCGGATAGCTTTGCCACAGTTGATTGGGTCGCTTATCAGGGTGCTCCGTCTGGGGGAGTGGCAGGCGAGAAATGGTTCTCGAGATGGTGGACTGGAACTAGCTGTCAAAAGGTCACCTTTGCCAAG ggaaaattttctcaGCCACCGACGATTTTTGCAACAGCCGAGCACCACAGATTCCGCCTTAAGCACGATGCCACCAGTTTGTGGATGGAAGATGTCTCCGTAAATTCCTTCAAGATTTGTCTTCGTGAGCTGCAGAATTTTGCAGGGGTACATGACGACATATCGGTG aactGGCTTGCGTTCGAGTCCCTTCACAGACCATTGTTTTCAGAACACAGTGATGTAAACTTTCAGAATAACCTTTCGCCATCAGAGATTTATAATTTTGCCTTCTGTAAG GACGTGAGTTTCAAGCGAAGCTACGAAAAATCACCAACGGTGTTGGTAACAGCCAAACATTCTATCAAAGGAGGAAAGGTAGCCGCAGAGTGCAATGGAATTGTGAGCTGGATTGAG tttatcaCCCCCTCTAGATTCCGCATTTGCGTGAAGGAACTGTTCATCCAGCATTACGATCCGTTGTTGGTATCCTATGCAGTGCTATCAG ATGTTTGTGAGGAGAAATGGAAGTATTTCAATGGATATTGTTACAGGAAAGTATCTTCTTGTGATTCGTGGACCAACAGCCAGGGTACATGCGCAGCCCTGGGGGCTAATCTTCCCAGTATCCACAGTCAAGAAGAGAATGTTTATGTTCAAAGTCTACATGGCGGGGAGCATTCTTGGCTGGGGCTCTCTGATATAAATACTGAAGGGAAATTTGTGTGGAGCGATGGAACATCGTATGACTTCCATTACTGGGCGGAACACCAGCCAAACAACTTTCACGATGAGGACTGTATTCATACGCTTGGTTTCCTTCAAGATCATCGATACGAATGGAACGATGTTAACTGCAGTGACTGTCACAGATTCACTTGTAAGAAAG ACTTCAACGAATGTAACGATTTCTTCAACGATTGTCCGGTGAATACCTCTTGTGTGAATAGTGATGGTTCATACGCATGTCGATGTCCTATTGGTTTTCGTCTAGAGGGGAAAAATTGCTCAG aTGTAGACGAATGCAGTTCAGGGTCATTTTCCTGCCATGCAAAAGCTAAGTGTGTCAATACTCCTGGTTCCTACTCTTGCATATGTTCAGCAGGATACAAAGGAGATGGAAAGATAAATTGTAACATACCAA CTAACTGTGCAGGGCTGTACAAATCTGGTAAAATAACCAGCGGTGTTTATACAATCGACCCTGATGGCTCTGGTGCCTTTGATGTATActgtgaccaaacaacagccgGTGGGGGTTGGGTAGTGTTTCAAAAAAGACAGGATGGCTCGGTAAATTTCTACCGCGGCTGGATCGACTACAAGAATGGCTTTGGTAATCTGAATGGTGAGTTTTGGCTGGGACTGGATAAGATTCACCgccttacaaaaacaaagaataagcTACGGGTAGATCTGATGGACACCACAGGCAGCACTGCTTACGCGGAGTACAACATGTTTTCAGTTAGCAGTGAGAGGACTAAGTACAAGCTTAGCCTTGGGACCTACTCAG GAACTGCCGGCGATTCTCTTTCTTATCATCGTGGCTATCCCTTTTCAACCAAAGATCAGGATAATGACGTAGATAGTATTAACTGTGCTGTGACTTTCAAAGGAGCGTGGTGGTACAAGAACTGTCATTTCTCTAACCTGAATGGACTGTATCATCATGGGAAGCACTCATCTTCTGGCGATGGAGTCCATTGGTATCACTGGAAGGGATATAACTACTCCGTCAAGAgagctgaaatgaaaattagaccagCCTGA